The sequence CGGCCAGCCGGTGCATGCTGGGCCCCGGGACGGGACACGCAGGGGGTGCCGGTGTCGGGGATCTTCATCAGCCACAGCAGCCAGGACCACGCCGCGGCCGAGGCGCTCGCCGAGCGCCTGCGTGCGCAGGGCTACCAGTCCTTGTTCCTCGATTTCGACCCCGCCGACGGCATTCCGGCTGGGCGCAACTGGGAGCGCGAGATCTACGCGCAACTGCGCGCCTGCAGTGGCGTCGTCGTGTTGTGCAGTGCGCGTTCCATGGCCTCTGACTGGTGTTTTGCCGAGATGACGCATGCGCGCGCGCTGGGCAAGCAACTCTTCCCGGTGATCATCGACGCATGCACCCTGCGCACCGTGTTGCTCGATACCCAGACCGTCGATCTGCGGCCGGACCCCGAGGCCGGATATGCCCGACTCTGGGCCGGCATGCGCCATGCCGGTCTGGACCCGAGCGACAGCTTCGACTGGGACATCCACCGCCCGCCGTATCCGGGCCTGACGCCCTTCCAGGCCGACGATGCGGCCGTTTTCTTCGGCCGCGAGGACGATCAGCGCCTCTGCCTCGACACCCTGGCCCAGATGCGCCGCTACGGCGGCGACCGGCTGCTGGTGCTGGTGGGCGCCTCGGGCAGTGGCAAGTCGTCGCTGGTGCGCGCCGGGGTGATTCCCCGCTTGCGGCGGATGCCCGGCTGGCGGGTGCTCGGCCCGATGCGCCCGCAGCAGCAACCGGTCGAGGCCCTGGCCGCGCTGCTACCGGATGCCGTCCGCGCGCACCTCGTGGCGGGCGACGATGATGCGGCGCTGGTCGCCGCCATGGCGCCGGGCGGCGACGCCGCCGAGCCGCCGGCCGTGCTGCTGGTGGTGGACCAGCTCGAGGAACTCGTCACCACCAGCGCGCCGGCGGCCGCCGCGCGCTTTGCCGGCCTGCTGCGGCGCGCGCTCGCCGACGAGGCTGGGGACCTGTATTGCCTGGCCACCTTGCGGGCCGACTACCTGGCGGCTATGCAGACCCACCCCGCGTGGGGGCAGATGCCGTTTCGCGAGATGTCGCTTGGCCCCATGAGCGTCAAGCACTTTGCCCAGATCATCCGTCGGCCGGCCGAGGTCGCCGGCATTGAACTGGCGCCCGGGGTGGTCGACACCCTGGTGCAGGACACCGCCACCCCCGACGCGCTGCCCTTGCTCGCCTTCACGCTCAATCGCCTGTGGCGCGACTTTGGCCGCGACGGCACGATCACGCTCGACGAATACACCGACCGCATCGGTGGCCTCGAAGGCGCCATCGGCCAGGAGGCCGACGCCGTGCTTGCGGCGCTCAAGCCCACTCCCGCGCAGCTCGACGACCTGCGACGCGCCTTCCGGCAGATGGTGCGTATCGACCCGGAGGGGCGCTACACCCGCCGCAGTGTGCCCTGGCAGGCGCTGCCTGAGGCGGTGCATCCGCTCCTCGAAGCCTTCGTCAAGGCGCGTCTGCTGGTGGCCGGGCATGCCCAGGCGAGCGCCGATCGCGCCGAAGCGCGCACGCTCGAGCCGGCGCATGAAGCGCTGTTCCGCGCCTGGGAGCGCCTCAGGCGCTGGCTGGACGAGGACCGCGCCTTCCTGCTGTGGCGCCAGCATGTGCGGCCCGAGGCCGAGGCGTGGCAGGCCGCGCCCGGCGACCCCGGCCTGTTGCTGCGCGGCGGACCGCTGGCCGAAGCGCGACGCTGGCAGCGCGAACGGGGCGATGAACTCGGTGACGACCTGCAGGCCTTCATTGCCGCCAGCCGCAAGGCAGCGCAACGGACGCGCCAGCGCCGCCGGCTGGTCGAAGGTGCGATCACGCTCGGCGTGGTCGCCATGGGCGCGCTCGGCGTGGCGCTGTGGCAACAGCATCAGGAGACCCGCGAGCAGCTCATCAACAGCTACTGGAGTGGCGCGGTGTCGGCGCGCGATGCCGGCGGCGACGCACTCAAGGCGGCCCACTATTTTGCCCGCGTGGCTGACCTGAGCACGTCGCCCGAGGGGCGCGCGAGCGCGCTCATCGCCGCCGGTGCGCTGGGGGGCGGGCTGGCGCTGGAGGCGATGTTTTCGCTGCCGCAGCCGGCCGACGGCATGGTGGTGAGCCCGGACGGGGCGGTGTTGCTGTCCTGGGCGGGGCCGGCGGCACGGCTGCACGAGCTGCGCAGCACCCGCGTGCTGGCCGACCGGACGCATGCCGCGCCGGTGGCCCAGGCGCTGGTGGTGGCGCCGTCGCAGGTGCTCACGCGGGATACGGCGGGCGGGCTGTGGCTGTGGGGCGACGAGGCGCCGGCACGGGCGCTGGCGGAGGCAGAGATGACCGGCATGGTTGCGGCCGACGATGGCCGCCAGGTGCTCGCCTGGTCGGCCGGTGCGGTGCAGGTGTGGGCGCTGCCCGGCGGCGAGGTGCGGGGCCGACTGGTGCTGCCCGTCACGCCGGAGGGCGCCCGCTTTGTCGATGCGCACACCGTGGTGGCGTGGACGGCGGACGGTCGCTTCTGGCGCTGGCGGGTGGGCGAGGCCGAGGCGCAGGCGAGCTGGGCGACGGGCTGCGCGGTGCGTGGTGTGGTGCCGGGCGAGGGCGGCGATCTGCTGAGCTGGTGCGATACCGCCGTGCACCGGCATGCGGTGAGCCCGGGCCGGATCGGCGCACGCTGGACATCGCCGGAGACGGTCGATGGCGTGCACCCGGTGCCGGGCAGCGAGCTCGTCGTGTCGTGGAATACCGCGCGAGGCCGCCTGCGGCTATGGCATGCCGGGGATGGCTCGCCCGTGCTCGGCGGCCCCCTGGTTCGCGCCGGCAGTGTGTCGCGGGTGCTCGTTGCGCCGGACGGCATGCACGTGTTTGCCAGCGGTGCCGGCGGCGAGGTGGAGGTGTGGGCGGTGGGCGAGGCGGCGCCGGCCGCGCGGGCGATGCATGGCCGCGGCGAGGCGCTCGTGAAGATGGCACTCGACGCCTCGGGCGGGCGTGTGCTGGCCTGGAGCGCCGCGGCCGGCGCGCGCCTGTGGGACGCTGCCACGATGACGCCGCTGAGCCTGCCGCTGCGCCACCGCGCCAGCGTGGCCGGGGCGGCCTTCTTCGATGCCGGCCAGGGCATCGTCACCTGGGCTGAGGATGCCAGCGTGCGCGTGTGGCGTCGTCACCCGGACCAGGAACTGACCCGCCCGGCGCCACCGCCAGCGGTAATGGCCGGCGCGCCGGGCGCCCGCGCGCCGACGCCCGCGCTCAAGGCCCGCCTCGACGCGCTCGGCCTGCATGGCGACCAGGTGTTCGATCAGCAAGACGAGGTCACGCTGGTCGGCGCCGGCCCGCTGGCGCGCCGCCTTGGGCCGGGCGATGCGCTCTCGGCGCCGTTGGTGCTCGCCGAAGGCATTGCCGGCGGGGCGCTTTTGCCGGGCGGGCGGGTCGTGCTGTGGGGCAACACCAGCGTGCAGCTCTGGGATGCCCTGAACGGCCAGCCGCTCACGGCGCTGCTGCGCTCCGACATGATCTACCCCGACGGCGTCCGCATCGGTGCAGATGTGCTGGCCTGGGCAGATACGCGCGCGCGCCGCTGGCACTGGCCGGTGCCGGAGACGGCGGGCACCACGGCGGAACAGTGGCTGGCGCGAACCAGCGCGACGCAGATGGACGCGCAGGGCGCCATCACGGTGATGACGCGTGAGCGCTGGTGTGCCTTGGTGCGGGCGGCGCCGCCGGCGGGGTGTGCCGATACCCCTGCGGCCGGCTCAGCGCACCTGAACCAGTGACTCTGACCACGCGCCGATCCAGTCGCCACCGTCGTCCCACACGCGCACCTGCAACTGGTGGCGACCGGTCGAAATGCGCGCGGTTTCGTCCTGGCCGTTCCAGCGCTGCGCGTCGGTGCTGACGATGCGGCTGTTCCCCCGCACGGCGCCGATGCGCTGCCCGTTCACATAGTGCTTGCGGGCACCGTCCGGGCTCTGGGTGACACGCATGTATTCGACCGAGGCGTTGTCGAAGTCGGAGCGTGAGTGAAAGGCAAAACGCGCCGTGTCACCCTGCCGCGGGCGCAAGGTGCCGGGGTTGAACTCGAGCCGGTCGACGGCGATCGAGCCGACCGCGCGCGGGCCGATGCCGATGCCGTGGACGGTGAAATCGCCGAGGGTGTCGGCGTTGCGCTCGGGGTCGGCGGCGGTCAGCGCGACGACGGCCGGCTTGAGGCTGTCGCCCAGGAATGGCGGCAGGTCGAAGCGCAGCAGGTGGCGGCCAAGGCCGAACTGGTCGAGCCGGTAGGTGACGATCTCTGCCCCCGGCAGGCTGATGCGCAGTTGCACACGTCCCGGCCGATGGAGCGCGTAGTCGACCACGATTGGCCAGCCGCCGCGCACCAGCGCGCGAATCCCGAAGGCGCTGCCGTTGAATTGCGTCGGCAGTTGAGGCCCGTCGCGCAGCAGTTGCTGCACGCCTTCGCCGTCGTCACGCGCCTGCGCCTTCTCGGCATCCAGATGGCGGTTGATCGCAAACAGCGCCATGGCGCCAACGATGACGGCCGGAATCAGCCAGTTGTTGCCGTCGCCATCGTTCTCGTCCTGGGGCGTATAGCTCGACGGTGGTGTCGGGCTGGGCGGTGTCGAGGTGGGTGGGTATCGGGGCGGGTAGGGCGTCTGTGCTGCTACGGTTGTCGGCATGCACAGCGCCACGGCAAGGACGATGGCCCCCCATCGGTGGCAGTGTCGGGTGTTCATGACGGCCTCCTGATGACGGTCAGACCGCCTCGCCCGAAAAGTCGAGCCCGTCGGCGCCGGGCGACTTGCAGGCGACGCCTTCCATGACTTCGCGGCGGCCGTCGACATAGACCACCTGGTCGAAGCGGCGGCATTGCTTGTCGCCCTGAGCGTAGAAGTCGGAGGTCGGCGTTACGGCAAATTCACGCTCGGTCTGATCGTTGCGCCAGCTCACCGTCTGCCCGCTGGGTGCGGTCTCGATGGTTTCGGCCAGGCGGGCGCGATCCGCGTCGTCCATGTATTGGCCGACAATGCGGCCCACCGCCGCGCCCACCAAGGCGCCGATGATCGTCCCGCCAGCACCGCCATCGTCGATCTCACGGCCCAAGATCCCGCCCAGAATACCGCCGAGGGCGGTGCCGATATCCCGCTTGTTGGCCGACTCGCAGCCGCCGGCGAGCAGGGTGATGGCGACGGCGACGGCGGATGCCGTGAGGTGTCCGGTGGCTCGTCGACGCATGTCTTCTCCTCCAGTGTGCACTCCGGCGCCGGCCGTGCTGCGTCGAGGCAGCACGGCCGGCGCGGCAGATGCAAAATACATCCGCTCCTTAGGTGTTATAGATAGTGATCGCCGCCATGTAATGGTTCGTCACCTCGGGCCGGCAAGGGCGGCGAGGGCAATCAGGGACTTGCGCAGCATGTCGGTCTCCTCCGTATGGATGTTGTGTCAGTCAAGGCCGTGGCGGCCGATGACGTGGAGGCGACGATACGGAGAGGCGCTTTCGAATTCCTTTCAGCTGACGGGGGGCGGGCGCCGGCCCCCGCCGTGCCATGGGCTTACTCGGGCAGGGGGATGAACTCATCCTCGTCGCCCGGCACCTTGGGGAAGCGGCCGGCCCGCCAGTCGTCCTTGGCGGTTTCGATGCGTGTCTTGCGGCTGGAGACGAAGTTCCAGTCGATGAAGCGCGGGCCGAGGTGCTCGCCGCCGATGAGGGCGATGCGTGACTCGGCCGTGGCCTGCAGCACCACCCCGGCGGCGTCGGTGAATACCGCCATCGCATGTTCGGGGATGGCCGTCCCGCCCGCCGTCAGGCTGCCCTGCGCCACATACACCGCGCGCTCGTCGGCCTCGGGCAGGGCCAGGGTCTGGCCCGGCCGGAGGTGCGCCTCCACGTACAGCGTTTCGGCGAAGGTGCGAACCGGCGAGGTGAGGCCGAAGGCCGAGCCCATCATCACGCGCACCGGGACGCCGTCGATCGTGGTGGTGGGAATGTCGGCGGCCGCGTAGTGGTGGAAGGCGGGTTCGACCTCCTCGTCCGCATCCGGCAGGGCCAGCCACAACTGCAAGCCGTGCAGGCGGTGTTCGGTGGCGGTCACCGCCGGCCGCTCGCGCTCCGAATGCACGATGCCGCGGCCGGCCACCATCAGGTTGATGTCACCCGGGCGGATCGCCTGCACACTGCCGAGCGAGTCGCGATGCAGGATCTCGCCCTCGAACAGGTAGGTGACGGTGGCGAGGTTCACATGGGGGTGAGGACGCACATTGATGCCCTGGCCGGCCGGGAAGGTGGCGGGCCCCATGTGATCGAAGAAAATCCACGGGCCGACCAGCTTGCGTTGCGCGGTCGGCAGGGTCCGGCGCACCGAGAAGCCGCCGAGGTCCTTGTCGCGCGGACGAATGATGAGCTCGATGGCGGGGTAGTTGCCCGCCGCGGTGCAGTCCTGCTCCAGGCGTGTGGTCAGCATGCTCATTGGGCTCTCCTGTGAAGGGGCGGGTGTCCCGTATCGGGATCTGTCTTTGTCGCGCGCCGACGGGCGACGCGCGGTTCTGCCAGCATACGCCCGTGGCGGGCGTCGTTGCCGGCACACCGTTGCCCGGGCGAGATTAGGCAAGGGGGATTCACGCCGCCGACGCCATCGGGCATGGGCGCCCGTGGCACCATGGCGAAGGACTGTACCCCCCTTGCCGGGGTCTTGTGCTGGGAGGCTTCAGCCTATGACGAGGGCGCGGAAATCGTTCACATTGGTGAGCGTTGGCCCGGTCATGACGGCGTCGTCGAGGGCTTCGAAGAAGGTATGGGCGTCGTTGTCGTCCAGGCTGTCGGCCGGGCGTAGCCCGCGCGCCCAGGCGCGCGCCAGCGTGTCCGGGGTGATGATCGCGCCGGCAATCTCCTCCTGGCCGTCAACGCCATCGGTGTCGCCAGCGAGCCCGTAGACGCCAGGGGCGCCGTCGAGCGCCAGGGCGAGGGCGAGCAGGAATTCGACGTTGCGTCCGCCGCGACCGCCGCCGCGCACGGTAACCGTGGTTTCGCCGCCAGAGAGTAGCACGCAGGGCGGTGCGAAGGGTTGGCCGCGGCGAGCCACCTGACGCGCGATGCCGGCCATGACCTTGCCAACATCGCGCGCTTCGCCTTCGAGACTGTCGCCCAGGATGTGCACGGCGAAGCCGGCCTCGCGCGCTACCGCGGCGGCCGCTTCGAGGGCGTGCTGCGGGGTGGTGATGATGCGGGTCTCGCTGCCCGCAAAATGTGGGTCGCCCGGCTTGAGGCTCTCGCCGCGACCGCTGTCGAGGGCCTCGCGCGCTGCGCTCGATAGTGCAATGCCGTAGCGGCGCACGATCTCGAGGGCGTCGGCGCAGGTGGTTGGGTCGGGCACGGTGGGACCGGAGGCGATGTTGATCGGATCGTCACCGGGGACGTCGGAGAGCAGCAGGGTGAGGACGCGCGCCGGATGGCAGGCTGCGGCCAGACGCCCACCCTTGACGGCGGACAGATGGCGCCGGACGCAGTTCATCTCGGAGATCGTCACGCCGGATCGCAGCAGCGCACGATTGACCGCCTGCTTGTCTTCCAGCGTGAGGCCGTCGAGCGGCGCCGTCAGCAGCGCGGAGCCGCCACCCGAGATCAGGCACAGCACCAGGTCGTCGGGGCCGAGCCCGCGCACGCGATTGAGCAGTTGCGCGGTGGCAGCCAGCCCGGCGGCGTCAGGCACTGGGTGGGCGGCCTCGACGATGTCGATGCGCTCGCAGGGCACGGCGTAGCCGTAGCGGGTGATGACGAGGCCGTCGAGCGGCCCGGCCCAGTGGTCCTCGACCGCGCGGGCCATGGCCGCCGAGGCCTTGCCGGCGCCGACCACCACCAGCCGGCCCTTGGGCGGTGGGGGCAGGTGGGGCGGCACGCAATGGGCTGGCTGGGCGGCGGCAATAGCCGCGTCGAACATGCGGCGCAGCAGGTCGCGCGGATCGACGCGCATCAGTAGGCGCCCTCGACGAGATTGCGCGGCGTACCGGCGACGAAGTGCTCGATGTTGTCCATTAGCTGGTCGGCCAGCGTCTGCTGCGCTTCGTCGGAGGCCCAGGCGACATGCGGCGTGAGGATGACATTAGGGCGCGCTGCGATGCGCATCATCGGGCTGTCGGCGGCCGGCGGCTCGCCCACGGTGACGTCGAAGCCGGCGCCGCTGATCAGGCCTTCGTCGAGCGCCTGCACCAGCGCGGCCTCGTCGACCAGACCGCCGCGTGCGGTGTTGATGATCAGCGGCCGGCGCGCCATGGCGCGGAATTCGGGCAGCGCGATCATGTGGCGCGTGTCGGGCGTGAGCGGGCTGTGCAGGGTGATGATGTCGCTGGTGGCGAGTACTTCGTCCCAGGGCGTGTAGAGCTGGCCGAAGCCGTTTTTGCCCTTGTGCGCGGCGAACAGCGGCACCATGCCAAAGGCGCGGGCCAGCGCGGCGACGCTCTGGCCCAGCACGCCTTCGCCGATGATGCCCAGGCGTGCGCCGGCCAGGTCATGGATGGCGTGGTTGAAGAAGCAGAACTGGCCGGACTTTTGCCATTCGCCCCGGATCACGTCCTCGCGGTAGGCGACGATATTGCGCCGCAGCGCCAGGATCAATGCAAAGGTGTGTTCGGGGACAGTGCTCACCGCGTAGCCGCGGATGTTGGCCACCGCAATGCCGCGGCGCTGGCAAGCGGCTTTGTCGACGCAGTCGGTGCCGGTCGCGGCGACGGCAACCAGGCGCAGGTCGGGGAGCTGATCGAGCATCTCGGCGGTCAGCGCCACCTTGTTGGTGATCGCGATCGACGCGCCGGCGAGGCGGGCGACGACTTCATCGGGAGCCGTGTGGTCATGGGTGATCAGCTCGTGCGCAAAGGCGGGGCGGCGCAGGGTGATCTGCGGGGCGATGGTGGCGCGGTCGAGAAAGACGATCTTGTGCATGGTTCTACCTTTCGGGAAATGGGGGTCAGAGGTGGCGCTTGGCTTCGGCAGCGACGGCGGCCGGGGTGATGCCGAAATGTGCGTACAGCTGCTCGGCCGGGCCGGAGGCGCCGAAGCCGCACATGCCGACGAAGCCGCCGCGCGCGCCCAGGTACTGGTCCCAGCCAAAGCGCATGGCCGCCTCGACACCAACGCGTACGCAGCCTTCGCCGAGCACGGCGCGACGGTAGTCGGCGTCCTGCGCGTCGAAGAGTGCCCAGCAGGGCATCGACACCACGGCGGTGGGGATGCCGTCGGCCTGGAGCAGATCGCGGGCGGCCAGCGCGATGGCGACCTCGGAGCCGGTCGCCAGCAGCGTGACGGCGCGCGCGTCGCCTTCGGCCTCGGCCAGCACATAGGCGCCACGGCGCGACAGGTTGTCGTCGCTGTGGCGATTGCGCACCGTGGGCAGCGC comes from Denitromonas sp. and encodes:
- a CDS encoding glycerate kinase, with the protein product MRVDPRDLLRRMFDAAIAAAQPAHCVPPHLPPPPKGRLVVVGAGKASAAMARAVEDHWAGPLDGLVITRYGYAVPCERIDIVEAAHPVPDAAGLAATAQLLNRVRGLGPDDLVLCLISGGGSALLTAPLDGLTLEDKQAVNRALLRSGVTISEMNCVRRHLSAVKGGRLAAACHPARVLTLLLSDVPGDDPINIASGPTVPDPTTCADALEIVRRYGIALSSAAREALDSGRGESLKPGDPHFAGSETRIITTPQHALEAAAAVAREAGFAVHILGDSLEGEARDVGKVMAGIARQVARRGQPFAPPCVLLSGGETTVTVRGGGRGGRNVEFLLALALALDGAPGVYGLAGDTDGVDGQEEIAGAIITPDTLARAWARGLRPADSLDDNDAHTFFEALDDAVMTGPTLTNVNDFRALVIG
- a CDS encoding TIR domain-containing protein, whose protein sequence is MSGIFISHSSQDHAAAEALAERLRAQGYQSLFLDFDPADGIPAGRNWEREIYAQLRACSGVVVLCSARSMASDWCFAEMTHARALGKQLFPVIIDACTLRTVLLDTQTVDLRPDPEAGYARLWAGMRHAGLDPSDSFDWDIHRPPYPGLTPFQADDAAVFFGREDDQRLCLDTLAQMRRYGGDRLLVLVGASGSGKSSLVRAGVIPRLRRMPGWRVLGPMRPQQQPVEALAALLPDAVRAHLVAGDDDAALVAAMAPGGDAAEPPAVLLVVDQLEELVTTSAPAAAARFAGLLRRALADEAGDLYCLATLRADYLAAMQTHPAWGQMPFREMSLGPMSVKHFAQIIRRPAEVAGIELAPGVVDTLVQDTATPDALPLLAFTLNRLWRDFGRDGTITLDEYTDRIGGLEGAIGQEADAVLAALKPTPAQLDDLRRAFRQMVRIDPEGRYTRRSVPWQALPEAVHPLLEAFVKARLLVAGHAQASADRAEARTLEPAHEALFRAWERLRRWLDEDRAFLLWRQHVRPEAEAWQAAPGDPGLLLRGGPLAEARRWQRERGDELGDDLQAFIAASRKAAQRTRQRRRLVEGAITLGVVAMGALGVALWQQHQETREQLINSYWSGAVSARDAGGDALKAAHYFARVADLSTSPEGRASALIAAGALGGGLALEAMFSLPQPADGMVVSPDGAVLLSWAGPAARLHELRSTRVLADRTHAAPVAQALVVAPSQVLTRDTAGGLWLWGDEAPARALAEAEMTGMVAADDGRQVLAWSAGAVQVWALPGGEVRGRLVLPVTPEGARFVDAHTVVAWTADGRFWRWRVGEAEAQASWATGCAVRGVVPGEGGDLLSWCDTAVHRHAVSPGRIGARWTSPETVDGVHPVPGSELVVSWNTARGRLRLWHAGDGSPVLGGPLVRAGSVSRVLVAPDGMHVFASGAGGEVEVWAVGEAAPAARAMHGRGEALVKMALDASGGRVLAWSAAAGARLWDAATMTPLSLPLRHRASVAGAAFFDAGQGIVTWAEDASVRVWRRHPDQELTRPAPPPAVMAGAPGARAPTPALKARLDALGLHGDQVFDQQDEVTLVGAGPLARRLGPGDALSAPLVLAEGIAGGALLPGGRVVLWGNTSVQLWDALNGQPLTALLRSDMIYPDGVRIGADVLAWADTRARRWHWPVPETAGTTAEQWLARTSATQMDAQGAITVMTRERWCALVRAAPPAGCADTPAAGSAHLNQ
- a CDS encoding D-2-hydroxyacid dehydrogenase — protein: MHKIVFLDRATIAPQITLRRPAFAHELITHDHTAPDEVVARLAGASIAITNKVALTAEMLDQLPDLRLVAVAATGTDCVDKAACQRRGIAVANIRGYAVSTVPEHTFALILALRRNIVAYREDVIRGEWQKSGQFCFFNHAIHDLAGARLGIIGEGVLGQSVAALARAFGMVPLFAAHKGKNGFGQLYTPWDEVLATSDIITLHSPLTPDTRHMIALPEFRAMARRPLIINTARGGLVDEAALVQALDEGLISGAGFDVTVGEPPAADSPMMRIAARPNVILTPHVAWASDEAQQTLADQLMDNIEHFVAGTPRNLVEGAY
- a CDS encoding pirin family protein — its product is MSMLTTRLEQDCTAAGNYPAIELIIRPRDKDLGGFSVRRTLPTAQRKLVGPWIFFDHMGPATFPAGQGINVRPHPHVNLATVTYLFEGEILHRDSLGSVQAIRPGDINLMVAGRGIVHSERERPAVTATEHRLHGLQLWLALPDADEEVEPAFHHYAAADIPTTTIDGVPVRVMMGSAFGLTSPVRTFAETLYVEAHLRPGQTLALPEADERAVYVAQGSLTAGGTAIPEHAMAVFTDAAGVVLQATAESRIALIGGEHLGPRFIDWNFVSSRKTRIETAKDDWRAGRFPKVPGDEDEFIPLPE
- a CDS encoding glycine zipper domain-containing protein, with the translated sequence MRRRATGHLTASAVAVAITLLAGGCESANKRDIGTALGGILGGILGREIDDGGAGGTIIGALVGAAVGRIVGQYMDDADRARLAETIETAPSGQTVSWRNDQTEREFAVTPTSDFYAQGDKQCRRFDQVVYVDGRREVMEGVACKSPGADGLDFSGEAV